In a genomic window of Halalkalicoccus sp. CG83:
- a CDS encoding RNA methyltransferase: MISVVVVDAETPGNVGTIARAMKNFGFADLKLVDPPELDRDGEAYGFAGQAREDVLPDAEVVTFEEIVERFYTVGFTATTNEDARKHVRFPFATPEELAEELAGVETDVALLFGRERIGLTNDELARIDRVCAIPASADYPVLNLGQAATIALYELRGLAMADSQLPDVERERANESEIERFYERFDATLGSLEYPEGKRSKTMRLVRRLVGRAHPTTREITTLHGVLRAIERATRK; the protein is encoded by the coding sequence GTGATCAGCGTCGTCGTCGTCGACGCCGAGACGCCGGGCAACGTCGGCACCATCGCCCGCGCGATGAAGAACTTCGGCTTCGCGGACCTGAAGCTCGTCGACCCGCCCGAACTCGACCGGGACGGCGAGGCCTACGGTTTCGCGGGACAGGCACGGGAGGACGTCCTTCCGGACGCGGAGGTCGTCACCTTCGAGGAGATCGTCGAGAGGTTCTACACCGTCGGCTTCACGGCGACGACCAACGAGGACGCTCGAAAACACGTCAGGTTCCCGTTCGCCACCCCGGAGGAGCTCGCCGAGGAGCTCGCCGGCGTCGAGACGGACGTCGCCCTGCTGTTCGGCCGCGAACGGATCGGGCTGACCAACGACGAGCTCGCGCGCATCGACCGAGTGTGTGCGATCCCCGCGAGCGCAGACTACCCCGTACTGAACCTCGGACAGGCCGCGACGATCGCGCTCTACGAGCTTCGCGGGTTGGCGATGGCCGACTCACAGCTACCCGACGTCGAGCGCGAGCGGGCGAACGAGTCCGAGATCGAACGATTCTACGAGCGCTTCGACGCGACGCTCGGAAGCCTCGAGTACCCCGAGGGGAAACGCTCGAAGACGATGCGGCTGGTCCGTCGGCTGGTGGGTCGTGCTCACCCCACCACCAGGGAGATCACGACGCTCCACGGCGTCCTGCGGGCGATCGAGCGCGCGACGCGGAAGTAA
- the gatE gene encoding Glu-tRNA(Gln) amidotransferase subunit GatE, which produces MTAEYDYESLGLVAGLEIHQQLDTETKLFCSCPTERRDPDGAARRFTRYLHPTRSELGEVDDAALEESQIDREFEYLAYDSTCLVEEDEEPPHRLDREALGVALEIAQLLEMAAVDQAHVMRKIVVDGSNTSGFQRSSLIATDGEIETSAGPVGIEDLLLEEESAARIEETDEGVRFGLDRLGIPLVEIGTSPDIRSPEQAREAAERIGMLLRSTGTVKRGLGTIRQDVNVSIAEGARVEMKGVQSLDEIDDLVREEVGRQVALLEISEELAERDASVGDPIDASEVFEDTESGVIGGALGSGGSVMAVPLYGFDGLVGRELQPDRRLGTELSDHAKRHGAGGIFHTDELPAYGVTGNEVEALREAVGASEGDAVAIVADDTDTAENAIEAVAERARTAMEGVPEETRGANEDGTSRYLRPLPGAARMYPETDVPPVEPDPSEVEAPELLTEKVERYQSEHDLDAGLAEQVAYGRRMPLFEHVVSEGVDPTLAAGTLESTLTELRRDDVPVGNLTDDHLAGTLALVRDGDLPKGSVGDLLRVLAEEPSLTAEEAAEREELGGASEGDVREAVREVVERNEAQVEAEGMGAFSGLMGEAMGTLGGKADGEVVSTALREEIQKRT; this is translated from the coding sequence ATGACCGCGGAGTACGACTACGAATCCCTCGGGCTCGTCGCCGGTCTCGAGATCCACCAGCAGCTCGACACCGAGACCAAGCTCTTCTGTTCGTGTCCCACCGAGCGGCGTGACCCCGACGGGGCCGCTCGGCGCTTCACGCGCTATCTCCACCCGACGAGGAGCGAGCTCGGCGAGGTCGACGACGCCGCCCTTGAGGAGAGCCAGATCGACCGCGAGTTCGAGTACCTCGCCTACGACTCGACCTGCCTCGTCGAGGAGGACGAGGAGCCGCCCCATCGGCTCGACCGCGAGGCGCTCGGCGTCGCCCTCGAGATCGCCCAACTGCTCGAGATGGCCGCCGTCGACCAGGCCCACGTGATGCGGAAGATCGTCGTCGACGGCTCGAACACGTCGGGCTTCCAGCGCTCCTCGCTGATCGCCACCGACGGCGAGATCGAGACCAGCGCGGGCCCGGTCGGGATCGAGGACCTCCTGCTGGAGGAGGAGAGCGCCGCACGGATCGAGGAGACCGACGAGGGAGTGCGCTTCGGGCTCGACAGGCTCGGCATTCCGTTGGTCGAGATCGGCACGAGTCCCGACATCCGCTCGCCCGAGCAGGCGCGCGAGGCCGCCGAACGCATCGGGATGCTGCTTCGCTCGACGGGTACCGTGAAACGGGGCCTCGGCACCATCCGCCAGGACGTCAACGTCTCGATCGCGGAGGGCGCGCGCGTCGAGATGAAGGGCGTCCAGAGCCTCGACGAGATCGACGACCTCGTCCGCGAGGAGGTCGGCCGCCAGGTCGCGCTGCTCGAGATCAGCGAGGAGCTCGCCGAGCGCGACGCCTCGGTGGGCGATCCGATCGACGCGAGCGAGGTCTTCGAGGACACCGAGAGCGGCGTCATCGGCGGCGCGCTCGGTTCGGGCGGCTCCGTGATGGCCGTTCCCCTCTACGGGTTCGACGGCCTCGTGGGCCGCGAGCTCCAGCCCGACCGCCGACTCGGGACCGAGCTCTCGGATCACGCGAAGCGCCACGGAGCGGGCGGGATCTTCCACACCGACGAGCTTCCCGCCTACGGAGTCACCGGGAACGAGGTCGAGGCGCTGCGTGAGGCGGTCGGTGCGAGCGAGGGGGACGCGGTCGCCATCGTCGCCGACGACACCGACACGGCCGAGAACGCGATCGAGGCGGTCGCGGAACGCGCCCGAACGGCGATGGAGGGCGTCCCCGAGGAGACCCGTGGTGCGAACGAGGATGGCACCTCGCGGTACCTGCGCCCGTTACCCGGCGCGGCGCGGATGTATCCCGAGACGGACGTCCCGCCGGTCGAGCCCGACCCCTCGGAGGTCGAGGCGCCCGAACTGCTGACCGAGAAGGTCGAGCGGTATCAGTCCGAACACGATCTGGACGCCGGGCTCGCCGAACAGGTCGCCTACGGCCGACGCATGCCGCTGTTCGAGCACGTCGTGAGCGAGGGGGTCGATCCGACGCTCGCCGCCGGCACGCTCGAGTCCACCCTGACGGAGCTTCGGCGTGACGACGTACCCGTCGGAAACCTGACCGACGACCACCTCGCGGGGACGCTCGCGCTCGTACGCGACGGCGACCTCCCCAAGGGGAGCGTCGGCGACCTGCTGCGGGTGCTCGCCGAGGAGCCGTCGTTGACGGCCGAGGAGGCAGCGGAGCGCGAGGAGCTCGGCGGCGCCTCCGAGGGCGACGTCCGGGAGGCCGTCCGCGAGGTCGTCGAGCGAAACGAAGCGCAGGTCGAGGCCGAGGGGATGGGCGCGTTCTCCGGACTGATGGGCGAGGCGATGGGCACGCTCGGCGGGAAGGCCGACGGCGAGGTCGTCAGCACCGCCCTGCGCGAGGAGATCCAGAAGCGGACCTGA
- a CDS encoding ABC transporter substrate-binding protein, which yields MFNNDSLSRRTVLGGVAGTAGVLALSGCLTGGEGNGGDGGGGGGGSGEWSNTLEVLHGWTGGDGAEAADALFSALAEEYPDMEIDENPIGGGGNENLDQTVANRLQSNDPPSSFAGWPGANLQQYEGALGDIEADVWDEAGLKDTHAQEAVEACQFDDGFSAVPIGSHRMNDLFYNVEVVEQAGVDPSSLGDVDALIDALDTVNTETDATPFAMSLAPWGILQTWAVTMLGTQGFDAYTSFIEGEGDEAAVRSTFETLEQILSNYINNDAASVDFTEVNQDIMSGDAAFIHQGNWVAGAYINEGLEYGAEWDAVRFPGTDGMYGLHLDSFIYPGENPSPEESAAFLRFVGGETAQVQFNQYKGSIPTLQEVSTDEFNEYLTSTIEDFQNASEKPPTLAHGLAVDPSTQSDLEGVLNDTFADPFDVDGATSGFMNAV from the coding sequence ATGTTCAATAATGACTCACTTTCGCGACGAACGGTTCTAGGGGGCGTCGCCGGGACCGCAGGTGTACTGGCGTTGTCGGGCTGTCTGACCGGCGGTGAGGGGAACGGCGGCGACGGCGGCGGTGGCGGTGGGGGAAGCGGCGAGTGGAGCAACACGCTCGAGGTGCTCCACGGCTGGACCGGCGGGGACGGCGCGGAGGCCGCCGACGCCCTCTTCAGCGCGCTCGCGGAGGAGTACCCCGACATGGAGATCGACGAGAACCCGATCGGAGGTGGGGGGAACGAGAACCTCGACCAGACGGTCGCGAACCGTCTCCAGAGCAACGATCCGCCGAGTTCGTTCGCCGGCTGGCCGGGCGCCAACCTCCAGCAGTACGAGGGCGCCCTCGGCGACATCGAGGCCGACGTCTGGGACGAGGCCGGTCTGAAGGACACTCATGCCCAGGAGGCCGTCGAGGCCTGCCAGTTCGACGACGGCTTCTCGGCGGTTCCGATCGGTTCCCACCGCATGAACGACCTCTTCTACAACGTCGAGGTCGTCGAGCAGGCCGGCGTCGACCCGAGTTCGCTGGGCGACGTCGATGCGCTGATCGACGCGCTGGACACGGTCAACACGGAAACGGATGCCACGCCCTTCGCGATGTCGCTCGCGCCATGGGGGATCCTTCAGACATGGGCCGTCACCATGCTCGGCACCCAGGGGTTCGACGCCTACACGAGCTTCATCGAGGGCGAGGGCGACGAGGCGGCCGTCCGATCGACGTTCGAGACGCTCGAGCAGATACTGAGCAACTACATCAACAACGACGCCGCGTCCGTCGACTTCACCGAGGTCAACCAGGACATCATGAGCGGCGACGCGGCGTTCATCCACCAGGGCAACTGGGTCGCGGGCGCGTACATCAACGAGGGTCTGGAGTACGGCGCGGAGTGGGACGCCGTCCGTTTTCCCGGAACCGACGGAATGTACGGCCTGCACCTCGACTCGTTCATCTATCCGGGGGAGAACCCCAGCCCCGAGGAGTCCGCCGCATTCCTCCGGTTCGTCGGCGGTGAGACGGCCCAGGTCCAGTTCAATCAGTACAAGGGTTCGATCCCCACCCTCCAAGAGGTGTCCACCGACGAGTTCAACGAGTACCTCACGAGCACGATCGAGGACTTCCAGAACGCCTCGGAGAAGCCGCCGACGCTCGCCCACGGTCTCGCGGTGGATCCGAGCACCCAGTCGGACCTTGAGGGCGTGCTCAACGACACCTTCGCCGACCCCTTCGACGTGGACGGCGCGACCAGCGGCTTCATGAACGCCGTCTAA
- a CDS encoding DUF5518 domain-containing protein: protein MVRWSAVITGFVVGLLVSVLGLALPVIGQIGGGLIGGFVAGWLAAGGLGSGAWHGLLAGALGGVLLAGFVVIGTTVLGVTGVIDPVTGLLGGGGIAAAVVFLAALLAIDSAIGGAIAGALRS, encoded by the coding sequence ATGGTACGATGGTCGGCGGTCATCACCGGGTTCGTCGTGGGATTGCTCGTTAGCGTGCTCGGTCTTGCGCTTCCGGTGATCGGGCAGATCGGTGGCGGATTGATCGGTGGGTTCGTCGCCGGATGGCTCGCCGCCGGTGGGCTCGGGAGCGGCGCGTGGCACGGCCTGCTCGCGGGAGCTCTCGGCGGAGTACTCCTCGCTGGGTTCGTCGTGATCGGCACGACCGTTCTCGGCGTGACCGGCGTGATCGATCCGGTCACCGGCCTCCTCGGCGGTGGTGGGATAGCCGCCGCCGTCGTGTTTCTCGCGGCACTCCTCGCGATCGATAGCGCGATCGGCGGGGCGATCGCCGGCGCGTTGAGATCGTAG
- a CDS encoding BolA family protein: protein MDTEEVARLIESGVEDAEATVTQPRGTHDDDHLAAVVVSPAFEGEPLVKQHQMVYDAIGEHMTRDIHALELKTYTPEEYEAR, encoded by the coding sequence ATGGACACGGAGGAAGTCGCACGCCTCATCGAGTCGGGCGTCGAGGACGCGGAGGCGACGGTCACCCAGCCCCGAGGGACCCACGACGACGACCACCTCGCGGCGGTCGTCGTCTCGCCGGCCTTCGAGGGCGAACCGCTCGTGAAACAACACCAGATGGTCTACGACGCGATCGGCGAGCACATGACCCGCGACATCCACGCGCTCGAGCTGAAGACGTACACGCCCGAGGAGTACGAGGCCCGATAG
- a CDS encoding carbohydrate ABC transporter permease produces the protein MSGESVSTERHTDDRTTLAGVGLRRVGLYATLVGLVTFYLIPIESGLVTSIKTSEALINTQPFAPPGPGGVTLEKWAFAFDALGRGMVNSLLFTIPSTILCAILGSMAAYGLTLVDWRGQVAVFALFIAGIFIPYQAVIVPLTQFWSQYAMLEYRLGLILTARYATILELIITHTAYGIPICTLLFRSQYKTMSWEMIEAARLDGASVWRIYKRIVLPLSIPMFAVVFIFQFTQIWNEFLFSLTIIGSVTDPAASATLILSGLGEALEGVDYPLRMAGALLTALPTLFVYLLFADKFAEGVQI, from the coding sequence ATGAGCGGGGAGTCAGTCTCGACCGAGCGGCACACCGACGACCGAACGACGCTCGCAGGGGTCGGCCTCCGACGCGTCGGGCTGTACGCGACGCTGGTCGGTCTGGTGACCTTCTATCTGATCCCGATCGAGTCGGGACTGGTGACGTCGATCAAGACGTCCGAAGCGTTGATCAACACGCAGCCGTTCGCCCCGCCGGGTCCCGGCGGCGTCACGCTCGAGAAGTGGGCGTTCGCGTTCGACGCCCTCGGACGGGGGATGGTCAACAGCCTGCTCTTTACGATCCCGTCGACGATCCTCTGTGCGATCCTCGGGAGTATGGCCGCCTACGGGCTGACGCTGGTCGACTGGCGCGGCCAGGTCGCGGTGTTCGCGCTGTTCATCGCGGGCATCTTCATCCCGTACCAGGCGGTCATCGTCCCGCTGACGCAGTTCTGGTCGCAGTACGCGATGCTCGAGTACCGACTCGGGCTGATACTCACGGCCCGCTACGCGACGATCCTCGAACTCATCATCACGCACACCGCCTACGGGATTCCCATCTGTACGCTGCTGTTTCGCTCGCAGTACAAGACGATGTCCTGGGAGATGATCGAGGCCGCCCGGCTCGACGGCGCGTCGGTCTGGCGGATCTACAAGCGAATCGTCCTGCCGCTGTCGATCCCGATGTTCGCGGTCGTGTTTATCTTCCAGTTCACGCAGATCTGGAACGAGTTCCTCTTCTCGCTGACGATCATCGGGAGCGTCACCGATCCCGCCGCCTCGGCGACGCTGATCCTCTCGGGGCTCGGCGAGGCGCTTGAGGGTGTCGACTACCCGCTGCGCATGGCGGGGGCGCTGCTGACGGCACTGCCGACGCTGTTCGTCTACCTGCTGTTCGCCGATAAGTTCGCGGAGGGCGTCCAGATATGA
- a CDS encoding class II fumarate hydratase, whose product MTEDFRTEEDSLGEVEVPADAYWGAQTQRAVENFPVSGTTFGRRFVRALGVVKKAAARANLDLELVAEEKAEAIIEAADEVIAGEHDDQFPVDVFQTGSGTSSNMNANEVIANRATEIVGGEIGSRTIHPNDHVNYGQSSNDVIPTAMHVASLEAVEKDVLPALETLEEALAAKEEEFANVVKTGRTHLQDATPVTLGQEFGGYRTQIEKGRVRVKATRAHLAELALGGTAVGTGLNTHEEFPERAVEYISEETGIDFVEADDHFEAQAAHDAMSEAHGALRTVAGSMNKIANDLRLLASGPRNGLGEIEQPENQPGSSIMPGKINPVVAESVNQVHKRVVGNDATVSTGAARGELDLNLYKPVLAQSFLESAKLITNAAEQFGERFVAKLEANAEYCEEQVERSMALATALNPHIGYDRASDAAKTALKEDKTVREVVVEKGYLEEGEVDEVLDPAKMTERGILGQD is encoded by the coding sequence ATGACGGAGGACTTCCGAACCGAGGAGGACAGCCTGGGCGAGGTCGAGGTGCCCGCGGACGCCTACTGGGGGGCCCAGACCCAGCGCGCCGTCGAGAACTTCCCCGTCTCGGGGACCACCTTCGGCCGGCGGTTCGTCCGGGCGCTGGGGGTCGTGAAGAAGGCCGCCGCACGGGCGAACCTCGACCTCGAACTCGTCGCGGAGGAGAAGGCGGAGGCGATCATCGAGGCCGCCGACGAGGTGATCGCTGGAGAACACGACGACCAGTTCCCGGTCGACGTCTTCCAGACGGGATCGGGTACCTCCTCCAACATGAACGCCAACGAGGTGATCGCGAACCGCGCGACCGAGATCGTCGGCGGGGAGATCGGTTCTCGTACCATCCACCCCAACGACCACGTCAACTACGGCCAGTCGTCGAACGACGTGATCCCGACGGCGATGCACGTCGCCAGCCTGGAGGCGGTCGAGAAGGACGTGCTGCCGGCGCTCGAGACGCTCGAGGAGGCGCTCGCGGCGAAGGAGGAGGAGTTCGCGAACGTGGTGAAGACGGGCCGCACCCACCTTCAGGACGCGACGCCGGTGACGCTCGGCCAGGAGTTCGGTGGCTACCGGACCCAGATCGAGAAGGGCCGCGTCCGCGTGAAGGCGACGCGCGCCCACCTCGCGGAGCTCGCGCTCGGCGGCACCGCCGTCGGCACCGGCCTGAACACCCACGAGGAGTTCCCCGAGCGCGCCGTGGAGTACATCAGTGAGGAGACGGGCATCGACTTCGTCGAGGCCGACGACCACTTCGAGGCCCAGGCGGCCCACGACGCGATGAGCGAGGCCCACGGCGCCCTGCGGACGGTCGCGGGCTCGATGAACAAGATCGCGAACGACCTCCGGCTGTTGGCGTCGGGCCCGCGAAACGGACTCGGCGAGATCGAACAGCCCGAGAACCAGCCCGGGAGCTCGATCATGCCCGGGAAGATCAACCCCGTCGTCGCGGAGTCGGTCAACCAGGTCCACAAGCGGGTCGTCGGCAACGACGCGACCGTCTCGACGGGGGCGGCCCGCGGCGAGCTCGATCTCAACCTCTACAAGCCGGTGCTCGCCCAGAGCTTCCTCGAGTCCGCGAAGCTCATCACCAACGCCGCAGAACAGTTCGGCGAGCGCTTCGTCGCGAAGCTCGAGGCCAACGCCGAGTACTGCGAGGAGCAGGTCGAACGCAGCATGGCGCTGGCGACCGCGCTCAATCCCCACATCGGCTACGACAGGGCGAGCGACGCCGCGAAAACGGCTCTCAAGGAGGACAAGACCGTTCGAGAGGTCGTCGTCGAGAAGGGGTATCTCGAGGAGGGCGAGGTCGACGAGGTGCTCGATCCCGCGAAGATGACCGAACGCGGCATCCTCGGCCAGGACTGA
- a CDS encoding carbohydrate ABC transporter permease — translation MNRVIAFVRRLRRERRVRTDGGTADGRSTARRWLDSDVVQSAPFWGPPFLLMGFFVYAAIGWNFFLSLTTFSGFGEPDYGELGLQNYWAMVQDPGMWAATRNTLVLLVVFTFACLLIGLGLAILLDHEVRFRRSFRTIYLLPFALSFIVTAQFWRWMYNVNAGIVNQFIGVFGLGPYNWLGNPQLVLGAVIFALVWQFSGYTMVIYLAALRSIPSDQYEAAKVDGASALRMYRRVIIPQLRPAMVSASVVLVLFALKAFDFLYAIFGGYRPRQGADILATKMVREAFGRSEWAYGSAIAIALFVLSLAVITPYLYTQYQRGNL, via the coding sequence ATGAATCGTGTCATAGCGTTCGTGCGTCGCCTTCGACGCGAGCGGCGTGTCCGGACCGACGGCGGGACGGCCGACGGCCGCTCGACGGCCCGGCGGTGGCTCGATAGTGACGTCGTCCAGTCTGCGCCGTTCTGGGGGCCGCCGTTCCTGCTGATGGGATTTTTCGTCTACGCCGCCATCGGGTGGAACTTCTTCCTCTCGCTCACGACGTTCTCGGGGTTTGGCGAACCCGACTACGGCGAGTTGGGCCTGCAGAACTACTGGGCGATGGTTCAGGATCCGGGGATGTGGGCGGCGACGCGAAACACGCTTGTCCTCCTCGTGGTCTTCACCTTCGCCTGCCTGCTCATCGGACTCGGGCTGGCGATCCTGCTCGACCACGAGGTGCGCTTCAGGCGATCGTTTCGGACGATCTACCTCCTGCCGTTCGCGCTGTCATTCATCGTCACCGCCCAGTTCTGGCGCTGGATGTACAACGTCAACGCCGGGATCGTCAACCAGTTCATCGGCGTGTTCGGCCTCGGTCCGTACAACTGGCTGGGGAACCCGCAACTGGTGTTAGGTGCGGTGATCTTCGCGCTCGTATGGCAGTTCAGCGGCTATACGATGGTGATCTACCTCGCCGCGCTGCGGTCGATCCCGTCCGACCAGTACGAGGCCGCGAAGGTCGACGGGGCGAGCGCCCTTCGGATGTATCGACGCGTGATCATCCCGCAGTTGCGGCCCGCGATGGTCAGCGCCTCGGTTGTGCTGGTGCTGTTCGCGCTGAAGGCCTTCGACTTCCTGTACGCGATCTTCGGCGGGTATCGTCCCCGCCAGGGCGCGGACATCCTCGCGACCAAGATGGTCCGCGAGGCGTTCGGCAGGTCGGAATGGGCCTACGGTTCGGCGATCGCGATCGCGCTGTTCGTGCTGTCGCTTGCGGTGATTACGCCGTATCTCTACACGCAGTACCAGCGGGGTAACCTATGA
- a CDS encoding transcriptional regulator codes for MYTCRTCKRTFATELALSLHRDSCSEGQLFCQVCGDRFAERRATRDGWHYACPNEECDGEGLTEDLLRIDDMRVAVRR; via the coding sequence ATGTACACGTGTCGCACCTGCAAGCGCACGTTCGCCACCGAGCTCGCGCTGTCGCTTCACCGCGACTCCTGTTCCGAGGGACAGCTGTTCTGTCAGGTCTGCGGGGACCGGTTCGCCGAGCGCCGTGCCACGCGCGACGGGTGGCACTACGCCTGCCCGAACGAGGAGTGCGACGGCGAGGGACTCACCGAGGACCTGCTCCGGATCGACGACATGCGGGTCGCGGTACGTCGATAG
- a CDS encoding metallophosphoesterase, whose product MAADTGEPVYFVISDLHIGGDEQLEEVAFLDELLSFLERLETIDENAELIINGDAFGLWEFTEIEGPAKFDVLETSYPELFEQLRATGENVRITLLPGNHDHELAAYDEYVDLFAEYNVEIVQEQSITRPVGERTIHFEHGHQRDPNNRIEDWGNPHMTPLGYFYNTHVVSRAGHLSDRGRYNWLKDVQAVTPTERMPNWLVSKYFYREMNPLLRYAAIPFLLLFNISIIVALLAGLDLVGLWSMPVVRTEDFLAQFGAAGAAAQLLLTVSVAISLLLLFVVIPLAVLVRDVRKTVDRFGVFETDLTVDPEKPYAEAAREVFEKRPEAAVFCYGHTHRPKTREVDGGLLVNTGTWLKRLHRRDVIAGRLPPVFYPSYQLCAVRIEPAPEAGGVAVEYETIEKPSPSAEELTLTERLLTLGREPDPELPDRTVVADEVAVPAPAAND is encoded by the coding sequence ATGGCTGCAGACACCGGCGAGCCGGTCTACTTCGTCATCAGCGACCTCCACATCGGCGGCGACGAACAACTCGAGGAGGTCGCGTTCCTCGACGAACTGCTCTCGTTTCTCGAGCGACTCGAGACGATCGACGAGAACGCGGAGCTGATCATCAACGGCGACGCGTTCGGTCTCTGGGAGTTCACCGAGATCGAGGGTCCGGCGAAGTTCGACGTCCTCGAGACGTCGTACCCCGAACTGTTCGAGCAGCTTCGCGCGACCGGCGAGAACGTTCGGATCACGCTGTTGCCGGGCAACCACGACCACGAACTCGCCGCCTACGACGAGTACGTCGATCTGTTCGCCGAGTACAACGTCGAGATCGTCCAGGAGCAGTCGATCACCCGGCCGGTCGGCGAGCGGACGATCCACTTCGAACACGGCCACCAGCGCGACCCGAACAATCGGATCGAGGACTGGGGCAACCCCCACATGACGCCGCTGGGCTATTTCTACAACACCCACGTGGTCAGCCGGGCCGGCCACCTCTCGGATCGCGGCCGGTACAACTGGCTGAAGGACGTTCAAGCAGTGACGCCCACCGAACGGATGCCCAACTGGCTCGTCTCGAAGTACTTCTACCGGGAGATGAACCCCCTCCTCCGATATGCCGCGATCCCGTTCCTGCTGCTGTTCAACATCAGCATCATCGTTGCGCTGCTTGCGGGCCTCGACCTGGTCGGCCTCTGGTCGATGCCCGTAGTGCGGACCGAGGACTTCCTCGCCCAGTTCGGCGCGGCCGGGGCGGCCGCCCAGCTGCTACTGACCGTCAGCGTCGCGATCTCCCTACTGCTGTTGTTCGTCGTGATCCCCCTGGCCGTGCTCGTCCGGGACGTCAGGAAGACGGTCGATCGCTTCGGCGTCTTCGAGACGGACCTCACGGTTGACCCCGAGAAGCCGTACGCCGAGGCGGCTCGAGAGGTGTTCGAGAAACGCCCGGAGGCGGCGGTCTTCTGTTACGGACACACCCACCGGCCGAAGACGCGGGAGGTCGACGGCGGGCTGCTCGTCAACACCGGGACCTGGCTGAAACGCCTCCACCGACGCGACGTCATCGCGGGTCGACTCCCGCCGGTCTTCTACCCGTCGTACCAGCTCTGTGCCGTCCGCATCGAACCCGCCCCGGAGGCCGGGGGCGTGGCGGTCGAGTACGAGACGATCGAGAAACCGAGCCCGAGCGCCGAGGAGCTCACGCTCACCGAACGCCTTCTCACGCTCGGTCGGGAGCCGGACCCGGAGCTCCCCGACCGCACGGTCGTCGCCGACGAGGTGGCCGTACCCGCTCCCGCGGCGAACGACTGA
- a CDS encoding ABC transporter ATP-binding protein — protein sequence MARTKLDDVTKVFTETDGNEIVAVDEVSIDIEDGEFLVLVGPSGCGKSTTLRMIAGLETITSGEIRLDERVINDVPAKNRDIAMVFQSYALYPHMTVRENMSFGLEESTDMPDDEIAARVEEATEMMGIERLLDRKPGELSGGQQQRVALGRAIVRDPAVFLMDEPLSNLDAKLRAEMRTELQRLQEELGTTTVYVTHDQTEAMTMGDRIAILNDGVLQQVATPLECYHQPNNLFVAGFMGEPAMNFADVTLEGDRLVADDGSFEYPLSSSTLEEVEGVTDLVFGIRPEDVEVILSDDSRDPEHEFNASVDVVEPKGNENNVYLRLGEREVIATVPGLQPIEPGTTATIRFPESAIHLFEADGGRALHSRSLESADGNVTAQPSD from the coding sequence ATGGCCAGAACGAAACTCGACGACGTAACGAAAGTGTTCACGGAGACCGACGGCAATGAGATCGTCGCCGTCGACGAGGTGTCGATCGACATCGAGGACGGCGAGTTTCTCGTTCTCGTCGGCCCCTCAGGGTGTGGGAAGTCGACCACGCTACGGATGATCGCCGGCCTCGAGACGATCACCTCGGGCGAGATCCGTCTCGACGAACGGGTGATAAACGACGTCCCGGCGAAGAACCGGGACATCGCGATGGTGTTCCAGTCGTACGCGCTCTACCCCCACATGACCGTTCGGGAGAACATGTCGTTCGGGCTCGAGGAGTCGACCGACATGCCCGACGACGAGATCGCGGCACGCGTCGAGGAGGCCACGGAGATGATGGGGATCGAGCGGCTGTTGGATCGAAAGCCCGGAGAGCTCTCGGGGGGCCAACAGCAGCGCGTCGCGCTCGGCCGGGCGATCGTCCGGGATCCGGCCGTGTTCCTGATGGACGAGCCCCTCTCGAACCTCGACGCGAAGCTCCGCGCGGAGATGCGGACCGAGCTCCAGCGCCTCCAGGAGGAACTGGGAACGACGACGGTCTACGTCACACACGACCAGACCGAGGCGATGACGATGGGCGATCGCATCGCCATCCTGAACGACGGCGTGCTCCAGCAGGTGGCGACGCCGCTCGAGTGCTATCACCAGCCCAACAACCTGTTCGTCGCCGGCTTCATGGGCGAGCCCGCGATGAACTTCGCCGACGTCACTCTCGAGGGCGACCGGCTCGTCGCGGACGACGGCTCGTTCGAGTATCCGCTCTCATCGTCGACGCTCGAGGAGGTCGAGGGCGTGACCGATCTCGTCTTCGGGATCCGTCCGGAGGACGTCGAGGTCATCCTCTCGGACGACTCGCGGGATCCCGAACACGAGTTCAACGCGTCGGTCGACGTCGTCGAGCCGAAGGGCAACGAGAACAACGTCTACCTTCGACTTGGGGAGCGGGAGGTCATCGCGACCGTTCCCGGCCTCCAACCGATCGAGCCGGGTACGACCGCGACGATCCGGTTTCCCGAGTCGGCGATCCACCTCTTCGAGGCGGACGGCGGACGGGCGCTCCACAGCCGTTCGCTCGAGTCGGCCGACGGCAACGTGACCGCCCAGCCGTCGGACTGA